AATCATAAATCGTTTCTGACTTTGTTACGATTAAGGGTTCAAATAAATAATGACCATCATCCAAGTAATGGGTGACCTTCTTTTCAACCAAATCAACAAAAAACAGATTTTGTGAAACTGGTGTTTCTATGGTTCTAAAAAATTGCTTTTCGTCTTTCTTAAATAATTTCAGAAAGACTTCAGGATTCGAAACATTAGGAGAAGAGAAATATAAATTAAGGTTGGGATTTCTCCTTAGTGCCTTTGAAATGGCTGAATATGCGGTTACTGCTCGACTGTCTTTTTCTGCTGCCAGTTTATGCGCTTCATCTATGAATAAATAAGCAATGGGAGGATTATTTTTTTGGGATAGATAACTCAAAAGCCTTTCAGGAGTTAGCACAAAAATATAGTGATGTTCTGTTGATGGTAACTCAGAAACATTGGAGTTGGTAACTACAGAGTAGTTGTAATGATCCAAAACCTCTTTGAGTTCTTTGTTGAGGTCTATAGAAAACTGGTTAATCAAAGCCCTAGTCGGAACCATGATGACAATATTCTCAGGCGGTTTGTTGCCTACTACTTTTCTAATAAAGGATTTAATGATAAACGATTTGCCCATTGAAGTCGGGCCTGAAAAGCTAAAATGTTTCGAGCCGCTAATCTTCTTATATAGTTCAAATTGTGAATCGGTAAAAATTAAATCTTCGGTATCGGGAACGGCTTGTATAAACTCCTTGACCTTCTTTTCAAGTTCCCTGTCAAAGGGTAATTCAGAACTGTTGTTTTCATTCTGCAAAAACTCAATTCCGGGAAAGTTGCCCAATTTTGCCAATACAGAATGTGAGAAGGTCTGGTAATAAGGATTTGCTTTGTAATCCTCATTGAGCAGGGTGATAAGTTGGTAGGCTTTGTTTCTTGCTTTTGGGTTTTTGGAATTTGAAAGTATATCGGCAAAGCGAAGCGTGTCATTCAATTCCTTTTCGGTCAATTTTATACTTCTACCATTTTCCGAAAATAAATTATTAGCCAATAGTTTTGCCGCTTTATTATTGAGCTTAATAAAGTATTCATCTTGCAAAACATCATTGGCTAAGCGTTCTATCATTCTTCAGCTCTTGTTATTTTTTTGATGATTTCTTTTCGCGTTTCATCCAGTTTCATGAATGGAAAAACATAAACGTAGAACGTGTAACTGAATAGTTCGAATTCATCAATCTTCTTTTTGATGTGGCTCATTTTGCCCTCTACTTCGTCTTTTATTTTGGACTTAATCAAAGCCAAAAATTTATCGTTGCTCAACCGTTTTTCTTCATCGGTTGGGTCAATCTCAAAACCAGCGAAAATGGCAAAGGCATTGTTCTTTTCAATAGGGTCGGTATCGCTAGCCTTTGGCATGATAACAGATTTTAAAAATTGATAAAGGTCTTCATCAAATGCCTCTTTACATAATTGCGAATTGATCAAGCCAATTTCATCATGGATGTTATTCTTTTTTCTTGTTCGAAAATCATGGATTGATTCAAATGCTTTCGTCAATGATGTTGTCAGTTCTTGATATAGTTTTGATTCTCCAAAAATGAGCTGATAGTTTTTTGGTGCTAATTCAAGTAAATGAATGCCATCTGAACCTTTAGCATAATCGTTTGACGAAAGTTTGATTTCTAATTTTGTCAGAATTTTAGGTGCTTTAAGATGTGCTTCAAGAAATGAAAACAGAAGCAGTTCCCCTGCTTCTCCGTCATTGACAGTATGTTCTCTAAATTTTCTGGACGCTTTTTTTACCAAGCCATAAATTTTACCACTGCTTTTTAAATCCAGTATTTCCTTACGTGAAAGGGCAAAAGGAATCATACTTTCTCCCAGCTGATCAATCAGTTCATCATAACAAAACTGGTTATTCTCAATTCTAAGAATATGCAGGTTGAGTTTTGAATTAGTATCAGGAATATCACATTCAATCTCTTTGTAAAAGAGGTCTAAGAATTTTTCGCTTATGCTCGGTTTAAAATCCATTAATGTTTCGTACTATGTGTTCTATTCAATGAGGCACAACGGTCTCGGCTATGAGTAGTTGCGTAGTTTAGCACTTAACTTTGCAAGTACACACCAAACTGAAAATCCGCGAGGATTTTCAGAAGTAGGCGAGAACAAGCAATTACTTATAGCCATTGTTACCTGCTGGCTTTTTTTCCTATTACGTATAAATAATCTCCCAAATCATTTTCATAGGATTTTATTATTTCTTCAATTTTTCCACTATCGATATCTTTTCTTAATTCCGATAATCCATTCTCCACTTCCGTTCGGTTTGATAAGGATGAAAATGAAGAAATTCCGTGTCTAATTTGCTCGTCAAAGTAAAGTTCAGGGTTTTGTTTTCCACAATACAAAAATTGGTCTTCCAAGTCAGGCTTTATAAAATATCTGTGCGTCTCCAAGAATTCAATTCCACTATCTTTCATAGCTTTTTTTACTTTTTCCAAAGTTGGCATTTGAATTATTGAGTCGGAAAGCATTTTTGGGAAATAATGATTGAGCCAATAACCTTTCATTTGTTCAGGTGTTGATGTGAAAATCACAATTCTACCGTTTGGTTTTAAGACTTTATTCAGCTCTGAAAATCCATTTGTTAAATCAGTCCAATGATGTATTGTCAAAGAACCGATTATTCCGTCCACAAAACTTTCTGGAAGTCCGGTATTTTCTGCGTAACCGACTTTCCAATCGATTCTGTTGTTTTTAAGTTTTGCTTTCTCCAACATTAATTCGGAAGGGTCAATACCAATGAAATCATATCCATTTTTTTGAAGTTCACTTGTGTAATTTCCTGTTCCGCAACCAATATCCAAGTATTTTCCTTTTTTGGTCGGTTGTAAATGATGAAGTAATTGTTCGGTCAAATAATTATCCGCTTTTCGGGTCAGATTGTAATCAATTCCTATTTTGTCGTATTTAACTTCCATCGTTTTTTTCAGCTTGCAGGTAACGCTCAGCTATGATGAGTGGGGATTAGAAAGCACTAACCTCTCTTCTCGCACATAGCCACGCTTTGATTTAAAAATAAAACTTGTGGCGGGCTTTCCAATACCCACGAAAATATCCTGACCAATAAAACCCCATTCATTCATAGCATTTGTTACCCAGCGTTTTAATTCAATGATTTTTTGAAGTTATTGTAAAGAGTCTCGAAGACATCCTCAGACTTATAGTTTATTGATGAACTGAATAGATCTGCACCAATTTTGGTATTAAGAATTACTTGTGTCAATATTAATTCATCAGTCTTCTGGTTGAATAGCTTTGTTTTGATATTATAGAATTTTCTCTGACCAATGTTTTCGGTCGAAAGTTCTTGTTCAAATTTGACTCCTTCTAGCTCGTTGTATGTCTTTTTTAGAAGATCAGATACGAATTTCTGGTGTTCTTCCATTGACATCTTGGTTGATCCGAATGGTTCAAGCGAAGATGAAAAGGAGTTGAATTCATCAATTTCAAAACCAATTAGGTGTGGTCTATTTTCACGCACTTCATATCCCTCTGGAACTTCGGTTTTCATAGCATCATATCCTAGTTCCTCAAGATCTTCTTTTTCTTGTAAGCTGGTGATAGTGTAACCTTCTGGAATATCTATTTCCCAATCAAACTTATCGCAATAGAACGTTCCGTCTTTGATTTTGCCGTTTTCAGTTAATATCTCTGACTTAGAAGTACAAGAGACCAAGATAATTATTTGGATTGCTATGATTAAGTTCTTCATATATGCTGGGTAACTTGTAAATAACGGCACCTTTCCCAAAGGGATGCCTTTGGCATATGATCGTTATCTCCTAAATATTGAAATAAACGATCACAGTATGACTGTTATTTACCTTTCAACTACCCCGATTTTCAGGGGAGCTTATTTGTTACATACTAAACTTTGATTTTTCTCAGAAGGGCTGCTTAACAATAATAATTGATTCTGAAAAGGATTCCAAAATCACTTAGCGATCCTTCAGTCGATACATAAACTTCAGTCCACTCCAGTCGGCATCTATGGCGGCGACTTTTACATCTACCAGACCGGCATTTAGCATGTAGTCTCGGATGTGGTTTTCT
The sequence above is drawn from the Reichenbachiella sp. genome and encodes:
- a CDS encoding class I SAM-dependent methyltransferase, producing the protein MEVKYDKIGIDYNLTRKADNYLTEQLLHHLQPTKKGKYLDIGCGTGNYTSELQKNGYDFIGIDPSELMLEKAKLKNNRIDWKVGYAENTGLPESFVDGIIGSLTIHHWTDLTNGFSELNKVLKPNGRIVIFTSTPEQMKGYWLNHYFPKMLSDSIIQMPTLEKVKKAMKDSGIEFLETHRYFIKPDLEDQFLYCGKQNPELYFDEQIRHGISSFSSLSNRTEVENGLSELRKDIDSGKIEEIIKSYENDLGDYLYVIGKKASR
- a CDS encoding DUF1837 domain-containing protein, with translation MDFKPSISEKFLDLFYKEIECDIPDTNSKLNLHILRIENNQFCYDELIDQLGESMIPFALSRKEILDLKSSGKIYGLVKKASRKFREHTVNDGEAGELLLFSFLEAHLKAPKILTKLEIKLSSNDYAKGSDGIHLLELAPKNYQLIFGESKLYQELTTSLTKAFESIHDFRTRKKNNIHDEIGLINSQLCKEAFDEDLYQFLKSVIMPKASDTDPIEKNNAFAIFAGFEIDPTDEEKRLSNDKFLALIKSKIKDEVEGKMSHIKKKIDEFELFSYTFYVYVFPFMKLDETRKEIIKKITRAEE